In Deinococcus roseus, one genomic interval encodes:
- a CDS encoding helix-turn-helix domain-containing protein, whose amino-acid sequence MNSLGEHLRQARLNTNLDLVDLAERTKIRSEYLLALEDMRFEALPERLFTRAYLQRYATELGLDPEPLLKQYDQLYPPVEIKIPSSMSGASQRMFPWGLLTSVLSVFVVLGSLGWWLYAAWQAGPNMGAQEAVQEETPVQTARTVKFSLSSAPAGAKVYLDNGLVGITPIKGFPVTQKPEAELRVELDGYLGHHEKLTLSQNTNLSVALSPRPLPDLQIQAEVIEDATAQQAPGTTVAQNSNQKAVKNTASSKTSSKTSSKTSTETSKTSTTKTSTTKTSKTPQKIKVAATEEGTTVADVIQAVQLRFEGRSWTRVKNNEGKVLYEGTPSRGAKLSFEAPVVIRTGSAGMVWVQLADGSEERMGLVGRVAERAFP is encoded by the coding sequence ATGAACAGTTTAGGCGAACACCTGAGACAGGCCAGACTGAACACCAATTTAGATCTGGTGGACCTTGCGGAAAGAACCAAAATCCGCTCTGAATATTTGCTGGCTTTGGAAGACATGCGCTTTGAAGCCCTGCCCGAAAGACTTTTCACCCGTGCTTACCTGCAGCGGTATGCCACGGAACTGGGACTCGATCCCGAACCTTTGCTGAAACAGTATGATCAGCTCTACCCTCCGGTGGAGATCAAAATTCCCAGTTCCATGTCCGGGGCTTCCCAGAGGATGTTTCCCTGGGGCCTGCTCACCAGTGTGCTCAGTGTTTTTGTGGTGCTGGGTAGCCTGGGATGGTGGCTTTACGCTGCATGGCAGGCTGGACCCAACATGGGTGCACAGGAAGCAGTGCAGGAAGAAACGCCAGTGCAGACTGCCAGAACCGTCAAATTCAGCCTGAGCAGCGCGCCAGCAGGGGCCAAAGTGTACCTGGACAACGGCCTTGTGGGCATCACCCCCATCAAGGGGTTTCCAGTCACCCAGAAACCCGAAGCGGAGTTGCGTGTAGAACTGGACGGCTATCTGGGGCACCATGAAAAACTCACCCTTTCGCAGAACACCAACCTGTCTGTGGCCCTCAGCCCCCGTCCTTTGCCAGATTTGCAAATCCAGGCAGAAGTGATCGAAGATGCCACAGCCCAGCAGGCCCCTGGCACCACGGTTGCCCAGAACAGCAACCAGAAAGCTGTGAAAAACACAGCCAGCAGCAAAACCAGCAGCAAAACCAGCAGCAAAACCAGTACCGAAACCAGCAAGACCAGCACCACCAAGACCAGCACCACCAAGACCAGCAAGACCCCACAGAAAATCAAAGTGGCAGCCACCGAAGAAGGCACCACCGTGGCAGATGTGATTCAGGCCGTGCAACTGCGCTTTGAGGGACGAAGCTGGACCAGGGTTAAAAACAACGAAGGCAAGGTGCTTTACGAGGGCACCCCTTCCCGGGGGGCAAAACTGTCTTTTGAGGCTCCAGTGGTGATTCGCACCGGATCTGCAGGCATGGTCTGGGTGCAACTGGCAGACGGCTCTGAAGAGCGCATGGGCCTGGTGGGGAGGGTGGCTGAACGGGCTTTTCCCTGA
- a CDS encoding ABC transporter permease produces MNWETFLTTAFLGSIIRSIAPLLLAALGGLFSERSGIVNIALEGIIIFGALAGAVTTQLLDASLGSAAPWVGWIAGALVGGLVAWIHAVISIKYRADQVISGTAINLLAVGVPGIVLGFLYQSTTESKQVEHALPQWGLTEELTFSPPVYFAFLMVLITWYVLYKTPYGLRIRATGEHPKAAASMGVNVYRIRYTAVIISGMLAGTAGVFLSIGNLNAYTKNMSAGIGFIALAALIFGKWTPVGVLLSTVLFGFFRALATQLGGSNLLPSSLVDMMPYVLTIIVLAFTGKSVGPRAVGKPYEG; encoded by the coding sequence ATGAACTGGGAAACCTTCCTCACTACGGCTTTTCTGGGCTCCATCATCCGTTCGATTGCACCGCTGCTTCTGGCTGCGCTGGGAGGCCTGTTCAGCGAGCGTTCCGGGATTGTCAACATCGCGTTAGAGGGGATCATCATTTTTGGTGCCCTGGCAGGGGCCGTCACCACGCAGCTTTTAGACGCCTCTTTAGGCAGTGCTGCTCCCTGGGTCGGCTGGATCGCTGGTGCACTGGTGGGCGGTCTGGTGGCCTGGATTCACGCCGTGATCTCCATCAAATACAGGGCCGATCAGGTCATCTCTGGCACCGCCATCAATCTGCTGGCGGTGGGGGTCCCTGGCATTGTGCTGGGCTTTTTGTACCAGTCCACCACCGAATCCAAACAGGTGGAGCACGCCCTGCCCCAGTGGGGCCTGACAGAAGAGCTGACCTTCAGTCCGCCCGTGTATTTTGCCTTCCTGATGGTGCTCATCACCTGGTATGTGCTCTACAAAACCCCTTATGGCCTGCGAATCCGGGCCACCGGTGAGCACCCCAAAGCAGCAGCCAGCATGGGTGTGAATGTGTACCGCATCCGCTACACCGCTGTGATCATCTCAGGGATGCTGGCAGGCACCGCAGGGGTGTTCCTTTCCATCGGGAACCTCAACGCCTACACCAAGAACATGTCTGCCGGGATTGGCTTCATTGCCCTGGCCGCCCTGATCTTCGGAAAATGGACACCGGTGGGGGTGCTGCTCAGCACTGTGCTCTTTGGGTTCTTCCGTGCCCTGGCCACCCAGCTGGGGGGATCGAACCTGCTGCCCAGCAGTCTGGTGGACATGATGCCTTATGTGCTGACCATCATTGTGCTCGCTTTCACCGGGAAATCGGTGGGACCCAGGGCCGTGGGCAAACCCTACGAAGGCTGA
- a CDS encoding ABC transporter permease translates to MLSKTSKQPTVFASRLAGILALVALLGLFVFPTATIARNFSGAGTLWLFPRGIMDLSGFPPEKIPDLALAGTLNWVLAVSLLVTVIAAWRRQSWLWMAGLLSLLLGLVCAWAFTHNLGLLSQELLANNVPKRRIPYLTGGINMGLLFPVLSGLTALVCGLTASPVWMQRFERFRGILIPFVSILLSIVVGSIVVLLVQAVPADPSIKLDFAHQWYGKLDLLWFVYTTLFAPLTNINDLFQSLMLATPLIFTGLAVAFAFRTGLFNIGAPGQLTMGAIFAMLVGVYVPLPAWLLVPLGVLAAALGGAFWGFIPGVLKARFGSSEVINTIMLNYVAAGIFVLMLGSDKLPFFGKEYPLPFKSPGFEAKSYPLQEGARLQPLSSLLGLDQSGAALSWSPLIGIILFTLLFLLVRHRYRALLAGTAGVVVSVLLWSTLKIPLDNTVGSHLNTSFFIALVCAWLFAIVMWRTTTGYELRAVGLSPKAAEYGGINVSRNTVLAMTIAGGLAGLCGTHYVMGGALDEYVLKQSLPTNVGFDGITIALLGQNTPLGVVVSSILFGVLDTGGLYVDQRLDALNRDIVTLLKALIVLFIAAQGFLSRKITSPPPAVLVKDLEKKEGQA, encoded by the coding sequence ATGTTGTCAAAGACCAGTAAGCAACCCACCGTGTTTGCTTCCCGTCTGGCAGGAATTCTTGCACTGGTTGCCTTGCTGGGTTTGTTTGTGTTTCCCACAGCCACCATTGCCAGAAATTTTTCCGGAGCGGGAACGTTGTGGCTGTTCCCGAGGGGCATCATGGACCTTTCGGGTTTCCCTCCTGAGAAAATCCCGGATCTGGCCCTGGCTGGAACCCTCAACTGGGTGCTGGCGGTTTCTTTGCTGGTCACAGTGATTGCCGCCTGGCGCAGGCAAAGCTGGCTGTGGATGGCCGGTCTGCTGTCCCTGCTGCTGGGTCTGGTGTGTGCCTGGGCTTTCACGCACAACCTGGGCCTCCTGAGCCAGGAACTGCTGGCCAACAATGTGCCCAAACGGCGCATTCCTTACCTGACCGGGGGCATCAACATGGGCCTGCTTTTTCCGGTGCTGTCTGGTCTGACGGCCCTGGTGTGTGGCCTGACCGCATCACCTGTGTGGATGCAGCGTTTTGAGCGATTCCGGGGCATCCTGATTCCTTTTGTGTCCATCCTGCTCTCCATTGTGGTGGGCAGCATTGTGGTGTTGTTGGTGCAGGCGGTTCCAGCAGATCCCAGCATCAAGCTGGATTTTGCTCACCAGTGGTATGGCAAGCTGGACTTGCTGTGGTTTGTATACACCACCCTCTTTGCGCCCCTCACCAACATCAACGATCTGTTCCAGAGCCTGATGCTGGCCACCCCTCTGATTTTCACGGGTCTGGCAGTGGCCTTTGCGTTCAGAACGGGTCTGTTCAACATCGGTGCGCCTGGACAGCTGACCATGGGAGCCATTTTCGCCATGCTGGTGGGGGTTTATGTGCCTTTGCCTGCCTGGTTGCTGGTGCCTCTGGGTGTGCTGGCTGCTGCACTGGGTGGAGCGTTCTGGGGATTCATTCCTGGGGTCCTCAAAGCCCGCTTCGGGTCCAGCGAGGTGATCAACACCATCATGCTGAACTATGTGGCAGCCGGGATTTTTGTGTTGATGCTGGGCAGTGACAAATTGCCTTTCTTCGGCAAAGAGTATCCACTGCCCTTCAAATCTCCAGGGTTTGAAGCCAAGAGCTACCCGCTGCAGGAAGGGGCCAGATTGCAACCCCTGTCCAGCCTGCTGGGTCTGGACCAGAGTGGAGCGGCCCTGAGCTGGTCGCCCTTGATTGGCATCATTTTGTTCACCCTGCTGTTTTTGCTGGTGCGCCACCGCTACCGTGCCCTGCTGGCTGGAACGGCAGGTGTGGTGGTTTCGGTGCTGCTGTGGAGCACCCTGAAAATTCCGCTGGACAACACTGTGGGCAGCCACCTCAACACCAGTTTCTTCATTGCGCTGGTGTGTGCCTGGCTGTTTGCCATCGTGATGTGGCGCACCACCACCGGATATGAATTGCGGGCTGTGGGTCTGTCTCCAAAAGCTGCAGAATACGGGGGCATCAATGTCTCCCGAAACACCGTGCTGGCCATGACCATTGCTGGCGGGCTGGCGGGCCTGTGCGGCACCCACTATGTGATGGGGGGCGCGCTGGACGAATACGTGCTCAAGCAGTCTCTGCCCACCAACGTGGGTTTTGACGGCATCACCATTGCTTTGCTGGGCCAGAACACCCCCTTGGGTGTGGTGGTGTCCAGCATTCTGTTCGGGGTGCTGGACACGGGCGGCCTGTATGTGGACCAGCGTCTGGATGCCCTCAACCGTGACATCGTGACCCTGCTGAAAGCCCTGATCGTGCTGTTCATTGCAGCGCAGGGCTTCCTGAGCCGGAAAATCACCAGTCCACCTCCAGCCGTGCTGGTCAAAGACCTGGAGAAGAAGGAGGGGCAGGCATGA
- the ndk gene encoding nucleoside-diphosphate kinase: MERTFAMIKPDGVKRGLTAEVLARIIKKGYRIVGLKQMVIARETAEQHYGEHQGKPFFDGLVEFITSGPVIAIALEGEGVIAGWRKMMGATNPANADLGTIRGDYATFVGENVTHGSDSTESAERELGLFFKSEELL, from the coding sequence ATGGAACGCACCTTTGCCATGATCAAACCCGACGGCGTCAAGCGTGGCCTCACCGCCGAAGTGCTTGCACGCATCATCAAAAAAGGCTACCGCATTGTCGGTCTCAAACAGATGGTCATTGCCCGTGAAACCGCCGAACAACACTACGGGGAGCACCAGGGCAAACCCTTCTTTGACGGCCTGGTGGAATTCATCACCTCCGGTCCCGTGATCGCCATTGCCCTGGAAGGCGAAGGGGTCATCGCTGGCTGGCGCAAAATGATGGGCGCCACCAACCCCGCCAACGCCGACCTCGGCACCATCCGTGGCGACTACGCCACCTTCGTGGGCGAAAACGTCACCCACGGCTCTGACAGCACGGAAAGCGCTGAACGGGAACTGGGGCTGTTCTTCAAGAGCGAAGAATTGCTTTAA
- the aguB gene encoding N-carbamoylputrescine amidase translates to MPKLAVIQMSMTQVLQENVDKAVQLVREAASRGAQIILLPELFENYYFCQLEREDYFELAHPVENHPFLNTFQELAKELEVVLPVSFFEKAGQAHYNSLAVFDADGTFMGVYRKSHIPDGPGYEEKYYFNPGETGFKTWQTRYGNVGVGICWDQWYPECARIMSLLGADLLLYPTAIGSEPAEVASPNSHHMWQRAMLGHAVSNSTYVAAANRIGTEKIEHAEATFYGHSFISDYTGEIQQELPEGQEGILYLDLDFKEARKFRAGMGFFRDRRPQLYGPLLTLDGKTRQ, encoded by the coding sequence ATGCCAAAACTTGCTGTCATTCAGATGAGCATGACCCAGGTCTTGCAAGAAAACGTGGACAAAGCGGTCCAGCTGGTCCGTGAAGCTGCGTCCCGTGGCGCACAGATCATTTTGCTGCCAGAGCTCTTCGAAAATTACTATTTCTGTCAGCTGGAACGGGAAGACTATTTCGAGCTGGCCCATCCGGTGGAAAACCATCCCTTTCTGAACACCTTTCAGGAACTGGCCAAAGAACTTGAAGTGGTGCTCCCGGTCAGCTTCTTTGAAAAGGCAGGGCAGGCCCATTACAATTCACTGGCCGTGTTTGATGCCGATGGAACCTTCATGGGTGTGTACCGCAAATCCCACATTCCGGATGGTCCTGGCTACGAGGAGAAATACTACTTCAATCCTGGAGAGACCGGCTTCAAAACCTGGCAGACCCGTTATGGCAATGTCGGGGTGGGGATCTGCTGGGACCAGTGGTACCCCGAGTGTGCCCGCATCATGTCCCTTCTGGGCGCTGACCTGCTGCTTTACCCCACGGCCATTGGCAGTGAGCCTGCAGAGGTGGCGAGCCCCAACAGCCACCACATGTGGCAGCGGGCCATGCTGGGTCATGCTGTCTCCAACAGCACTTATGTGGCTGCAGCCAACCGCATTGGCACCGAGAAAATCGAGCATGCAGAAGCCACCTTCTATGGTCACAGCTTCATCAGCGATTACACCGGAGAAATCCAGCAGGAACTCCCGGAAGGCCAGGAAGGCATCCTGTACCTGGACCTGGATTTCAAAGAGGCCCGCAAATTCCGGGCTGGCATGGGATTTTTCCGGGACCGCAGGCCACAGCTGTATGGGCCACTGCTGACCCTGGATGGGAAAACCAGACAGTAA
- a CDS encoding agmatine deiminase family protein, translating to MPAEWAPHAATWISWPSDNELWFGFLEPVREEFKTLVTTIARFEPVHVLVRDEEAHKDATTRLAGVPGLTFHTIPLDDVWFRDNGPIFIKRGEELSFVNWVFNSWGEKFNWHKDNAAPEAVAEYLDMAHWDVDVVMEGGSLEVNGLGLCMTTRQCLLEEKRNPGFSEAKLEGYLRDYLGITKVLWLEDGLENDHTDGHIDTIIRFVNENTVVCSVEPNLEDPNHATMQRNLDLLKTFTDQDGNPLKVIELPLPQNRLELEGDRLPPTYANFYIGNGFVAVPTYGDPNDERALDVLRAVFPDREVIGLSSRAIINGGGSFHCVTQQQPAGVIWKG from the coding sequence ATGCCTGCCGAATGGGCACCCCACGCGGCCACCTGGATCAGCTGGCCCAGCGACAACGAACTCTGGTTTGGTTTTCTAGAGCCCGTGCGCGAAGAATTCAAAACCCTGGTCACCACCATTGCCCGCTTTGAACCGGTGCATGTGCTGGTCCGGGATGAGGAAGCCCACAAAGACGCCACCACCCGTCTGGCCGGGGTGCCTGGCCTGACCTTTCACACCATCCCTCTGGACGACGTGTGGTTCCGGGACAACGGCCCCATCTTCATCAAGAGGGGAGAGGAGCTCAGTTTCGTCAACTGGGTGTTCAACAGCTGGGGTGAAAAATTCAACTGGCACAAAGACAACGCTGCCCCAGAAGCTGTGGCAGAATACCTCGACATGGCCCACTGGGATGTGGATGTGGTGATGGAAGGAGGCTCCCTGGAAGTCAACGGTCTGGGCCTCTGCATGACCACCCGGCAATGCCTGCTGGAAGAAAAACGCAATCCTGGTTTCTCCGAAGCAAAACTGGAAGGATACCTCAGGGATTACCTGGGCATCACCAAAGTGCTGTGGCTGGAAGACGGCCTGGAAAACGACCACACCGATGGTCACATCGACACCATCATCCGCTTCGTCAATGAAAACACCGTGGTGTGCAGTGTGGAACCCAATCTGGAAGACCCCAACCATGCCACCATGCAGCGCAACCTGGATTTGCTGAAAACCTTCACCGATCAGGATGGCAATCCCCTCAAGGTGATTGAACTGCCCCTCCCCCAGAACCGACTGGAACTGGAAGGAGACCGCCTGCCCCCCACCTACGCCAACTTTTACATCGGCAATGGGTTTGTGGCTGTCCCCACTTACGGAGATCCCAACGATGAACGGGCACTGGACGTGCTCAGGGCCGTTTTTCCAGACCGGGAAGTGATCGGGCTGTCCAGCCGGGCCATCATCAACGGAGGCGGGTCTTTTCACTGTGTCACCCAGCAACAACCTGCCGGGGTGATCTGGAAAGGGTAG
- the tsaE gene encoding tRNA (adenosine(37)-N6)-threonylcarbamoyltransferase complex ATPase subunit type 1 TsaE, which translates to MQVSEQVVLPSFEQQFAFGQMLALQLPAGGVLFLEGEMGAGKTTLTQGILDGMGFMGEVNSPTYALMHEYPAPEGLVLHVDAYRIHHAEELYEMGLDDYVERCRLSIIEWGEKLYADFPEGWILKLEYLSEGRQITRLR; encoded by the coding sequence ATGCAGGTTTCAGAACAGGTGGTTTTGCCTTCTTTTGAACAGCAGTTTGCTTTTGGGCAAATGCTGGCACTCCAGCTTCCAGCAGGCGGGGTGCTTTTTCTGGAGGGTGAGATGGGCGCAGGCAAAACCACCCTCACCCAGGGCATTCTGGACGGGATGGGTTTCATGGGCGAGGTCAACAGCCCCACCTATGCCCTGATGCACGAGTACCCTGCCCCAGAAGGTCTGGTGCTGCATGTGGATGCTTACCGCATCCACCATGCCGAGGAGCTTTACGAGATGGGGCTGGACGATTATGTAGAGCGCTGCAGGCTCAGCATCATCGAATGGGGCGAGAAGCTGTATGCCGATTTCCCGGAAGGCTGGATCCTGAAACTGGAATACCTCTCCGAAGGACGCCAGATCACCCGCCTGCGGTGA
- a CDS encoding ATP-grasp domain-containing protein, with the protein MRVAFVTHEQLEGLAPDDQAILEFLQPEAAVWNDPEVRWQDFDAVVLRSTWDYHLHYAHFQTWLKHLQNLNVKVLNSARLVQWNSNKIYLQELQNRGIPIIPTHFVDPHERQNLPEILSRTGWSGLVIKPSVSAAAHHTYRIQGALPPEIHQTLLDLPADVTLLVQPFMREIQNPGEHSLVFFNGQFSHALLKTPGQGDFRVQGMHGGQTRGIEVDSDLIRQAQNVIQALPEMPLYARVDGVVGEGQLLLMEIELIEPNLFLKTHPEAARNFAQAIQERLDGKQHGSPLTETAR; encoded by the coding sequence ATGCGTGTTGCCTTTGTCACCCATGAACAGCTTGAAGGTCTGGCCCCCGATGATCAGGCCATCCTGGAATTTCTACAGCCCGAAGCTGCCGTCTGGAACGATCCTGAAGTGCGCTGGCAGGATTTTGATGCTGTGGTGCTGCGCAGCACCTGGGATTATCACCTGCATTACGCACATTTTCAGACATGGCTGAAACACCTGCAGAACCTGAATGTGAAAGTGCTGAATTCTGCCCGTCTGGTGCAGTGGAATTCCAACAAGATCTACCTGCAGGAGTTGCAAAACCGGGGCATCCCCATCATCCCCACCCATTTTGTGGACCCCCATGAACGCCAGAACCTGCCCGAAATCCTGAGCAGGACAGGCTGGTCAGGGCTGGTGATCAAGCCTTCCGTGTCTGCTGCCGCCCACCACACCTACCGCATTCAGGGTGCTTTACCACCTGAAATCCATCAGACGCTGCTTGATCTTCCTGCAGATGTCACTCTGCTGGTGCAGCCCTTCATGCGAGAAATTCAAAACCCCGGAGAGCATTCACTGGTGTTCTTCAATGGACAGTTCAGCCATGCCCTTCTGAAAACCCCAGGGCAAGGTGATTTTCGGGTGCAGGGCATGCATGGGGGCCAGACCAGAGGCATTGAAGTGGACAGTGACCTGATCAGACAGGCACAGAACGTGATCCAGGCCCTGCCAGAAATGCCCCTGTACGCACGGGTGGACGGGGTGGTCGGGGAAGGTCAATTGCTGCTGATGGAAATTGAACTCATCGAACCCAACCTGTTCCTGAAAACCCACCCTGAAGCCGCCAGAAACTTTGCACAGGCCATTCAGGAACGCCTGGATGGGAAGCAGCACGGAAGCCCCCTCACAGAAACCGCAAGGTGA
- a CDS encoding DUF4328 domain-containing protein, whose translation MVFLGFHAVGCLIIALVCEAILLSPGDLEDSKTMLNALIGLEMMAMLLTAIPFIIWFYAAAANRQKQLGRALPVAPWWAIGGWFIPFANFVYPYHLAEAISKPEPGIKSTTPLLGAWWITLLVPLLIMRVQSKAALPTLQILVFVELGMLAAAAVLAIFMIRYINNQHLKFAGVLPATPVDDFAL comes from the coding sequence ATGGTTTTTCTGGGTTTTCATGCAGTGGGATGTCTGATCATCGCACTGGTCTGTGAAGCGATCTTGCTGTCTCCTGGTGATCTGGAGGACAGCAAAACTATGTTGAATGCCCTGATTGGCCTGGAAATGATGGCCATGTTGCTGACGGCCATTCCTTTCATCATCTGGTTTTATGCTGCAGCAGCAAACCGTCAAAAACAATTGGGCCGTGCTTTGCCTGTTGCCCCCTGGTGGGCCATTGGCGGCTGGTTCATTCCTTTTGCCAATTTCGTGTATCCCTATCATCTGGCTGAAGCCATCAGCAAACCAGAGCCGGGCATCAAAAGCACCACTCCCTTGCTGGGGGCCTGGTGGATCACTTTGCTGGTGCCTTTGCTGATCATGCGGGTGCAATCCAAAGCAGCCCTGCCCACCCTGCAGATTCTGGTTTTTGTGGAACTGGGAATGCTGGCTGCTGCTGCTGTGCTGGCCATTTTCATGATCCGCTACATCAACAACCAGCACCTGAAGTTTGCGGGTGTTTTGCCCGCAACTCCTGTGGATGATTTTGCCCTCTAA
- the aceA gene encoding isocitrate lyase, with translation MTYPEIIEQTWKTSPRWEGIKRTYTAADVVKLRGSVAIEHTLARIGAEKLWKHLNSPGYINALGALTGNQAMQQVKAGLKAIYLSGWQVAADANNAGQMYPDQSLYPASSVPEVVKRINNTLRRADQIHHAEGQDSIDWFVPIVADAEAGFGGPLNAFELMKAMIEAGAAGVHFEDQLASEKKCGHLGGKVLIPTSQFIRTLNAARLASDVMGVATVLVARTDADAATLITSDIDPYDAPFIDHQKGRTPEGFYHVHSGIDAAIHRALAYAPYADVIWCETSHPSLEEARQFAEGVHRHFPGKILAYNCSPSFNWRKNLDGETIAKFQNELGEMGYRFQFITLAGFHSLNHSMFKLARGYRDRQMSAFVELQQAEFAAADQGFTAVKHQREVGTGYFDQVTLAVSGGQSSTTALTGSTEAAQFVVAHD, from the coding sequence ATGACTTACCCCGAAATCATCGAACAGACCTGGAAGACCAGCCCCCGCTGGGAAGGCATCAAGCGCACCTACACGGCGGCAGATGTGGTGAAACTGCGGGGCAGTGTGGCCATCGAGCACACCCTGGCCAGAATCGGAGCAGAGAAGCTGTGGAAGCACCTGAACAGTCCTGGCTACATCAATGCGCTGGGAGCCCTGACAGGAAACCAGGCCATGCAGCAGGTGAAAGCTGGATTGAAAGCCATCTACCTGTCGGGCTGGCAGGTGGCTGCAGATGCCAACAACGCAGGCCAGATGTACCCCGACCAGAGCCTCTATCCGGCCAGCAGTGTGCCAGAAGTGGTCAAGCGCATCAACAACACCCTGCGCCGCGCAGACCAGATCCACCATGCCGAAGGTCAGGACAGCATCGACTGGTTTGTGCCCATTGTGGCAGATGCAGAGGCTGGATTTGGGGGTCCCCTGAACGCTTTTGAACTGATGAAAGCCATGATCGAGGCTGGAGCTGCCGGAGTGCACTTTGAGGACCAGCTGGCCAGCGAGAAGAAGTGCGGTCACCTTGGGGGCAAGGTTTTGATTCCCACCAGCCAGTTCATTCGCACCCTGAATGCAGCCCGTCTGGCCAGCGATGTGATGGGGGTTGCCACCGTGCTGGTGGCCCGCACCGATGCAGATGCCGCCACCCTGATCACCTCGGACATCGATCCTTACGATGCCCCTTTCATTGACCACCAGAAGGGACGCACCCCGGAAGGCTTTTACCATGTGCATTCAGGCATTGATGCAGCCATTCACCGTGCTCTGGCTTACGCCCCTTACGCCGATGTGATCTGGTGTGAAACCAGCCATCCCAGCCTGGAAGAAGCCAGACAATTTGCTGAGGGGGTGCACCGGCACTTTCCCGGAAAAATTCTGGCCTACAACTGCAGCCCCAGTTTCAACTGGCGCAAAAACCTGGATGGGGAGACCATCGCAAAATTCCAGAATGAACTCGGAGAGATGGGGTACAGATTCCAGTTCATCACCCTGGCAGGCTTTCACAGCCTGAACCACAGCATGTTCAAGCTGGCACGGGGTTACCGGGACCGCCAGATGAGTGCTTTTGTGGAACTGCAACAGGCTGAATTTGCTGCAGCCGATCAGGGCTTCACCGCAGTGAAGCACCAGCGTGAGGTGGGCACCGGGTACTTTGATCAGGTGACCCTGGCGGTGTCTGGAGGTCAGTCCAGCACCACAGCTTTGACCGGCAGCACCGAAGCTGCACAGTTTGTGGTTGCCCACGATTGA